A portion of the Gorilla gorilla gorilla isolate KB3781 chromosome X, NHGRI_mGorGor1-v2.1_pri, whole genome shotgun sequence genome contains these proteins:
- the MID1IP1 gene encoding mid1-interacting protein 1: MMQICDTYNQKHSLFNAMNRFIGAVNNMDQTVMVPSLLRDVPLADPGLDNDVGVEVGGSGGCLEERTPPVPDSGSANGSFFAPSRDMYSHYVLLKSIRNDIEWGVLHQPPPPAGSEEGSAWKSKDILVDLGHLEGADAGEEDLEQQFHYHLRGLHTVLSKLTRKANILTNRYKQEIGFGNWGH; this comes from the coding sequence ATGATGCAAATCTGCGACACCTACAACCAGAAGCACTCGCTCTTTAACGCCATGAATCGCTTCATTGGCGCCGTGAACAACATGGACCAGACGGTGATGGTGCCCAGCTTGCTGCGCGACGTGCCCCTGGCTGACCCCGGGTTAGACAACGATGTTGGCGTGGAGGTAGGCGGCAGTGGCGGCTGCCTGGAGGAGCGCACGCCCCCAGTCCCCGACTCGGGAAGCGCCAATGGCAGCTTTTTCGCGCCCTCTCGGGACATGTACAGCCACTACGTGCTTCTCAAGTCCATCCGCAACGACATCGAGTGGGGGGTCCTGCACCAGCCGCCTCCACCGGCTGGGAGCGAGGAGGGCAGTGCCTGGAAGTCCAAGGACATCCTGGTGGACCTGGGCCACTTGGAGGGTGCGGACGCCGGCGAAGAAGACCTGGAGCAGCAGTTCCACTACCACCTGCGCGGGCTGCACACTGTGCTCTCGAAACTCACGCGCAAAGCCAACATCCTCACTAACAGATACAAGCAGGAGATCGGCTTCGGCAATTGGGGCCACTGA